The DNA window TACAATCGTAATGGAGTTTTTATTTACGCGAGCAACGAGTCAAAGTCCGTGCTTGCACGAGACCTTGACGACTGCCGCGATAACGAGCAAAACTCGCAAAGCGTGTTTTGGCTCGTTTTACCATTTAATCTTTAAGGGAGGGAAAAACCATGGAAAAACTCTTTAAACTGAAAGAGCATAACACCACGGTAAAAACAGAAGTGATGGCAGGTATTACCACATTTCTTACCATGGCGTATATTCTCGCAGTTAACCCTAACATGTTGAGTGCTTCCGGAATGGACAGCGGCGCAGTTTTCACAGCTACCGCACTGGCATCCGCACTGGCGACTTTTATTATGGCGTTCTGGGCAAATTATCCGATCGCACTGTCAGCAGGTATGGGACTGAATGCTTACTTTGCTTATACAGTATGTCTCGGACAGCTGCAGGGAATCGATGATCCCTGGAAGATCGCACTGGCTGCTGTACTGGTAGAGGGTATCATTTTCATTATTCTTTCATTTTTCAAATTGCGTGAAACGATCGTCAACGCAATCCCTGAGAACCTGAAATACGGTATTACATCCGGTATCGGTCTGTTTATCGCATTTGTTGGTCTTAAGGGTGCCGGTGTTGTCGTATCTGACGACTCCACACTGGTTGCACTCGGTAACTTCGGAAGACCGGAAGTTGCTCTGTGCCTGATTGGTATCCTGGTGATTGCTGTGATGAATCACTATAATGTAAAAGGATCTATTCTCTGGGGTATCCTGATCACCTGGGTTCTGGGAATCATTGCTCAGCTGACAGGCTGGTATGTAGTAGATCCGGATGCTGGGGCAACCTCTCTGATTCCGTCTCTGAGTGCTTCTTCCTTCATCCCGCCGTCCATCTCATCAACTTTCTGCAAATTTGATTTCGCATGGATCGGTTCTCATGTATCTGAGTTCGTTGTTATCGTATTCTCATTCCTGTTTGTAGATATGTTCGATACCATCGGTACTGTTATCGGTGTTGCTGAAAAAGCTGATCTGCTGGATGAGGACGGTAATCTCCCTCGCGTAGGCCGTGTCCTGATGGCAGATGCTATCGGTACTGTAGCAGGTTCTATGCTGGGTACTTCCACAGTTACCAGTTTCGTAGAGTCCAGTTCAGGTGTTGCGGAAGGTGGAAAAACCGGTCTGACCGCTATGACAACCGGTATCCTGTTTTTGGTTGCACTGTTCCTGTCACCGATCTTCCTGGCTATTCCAAGCTTTGCCACAGCTCCGGCTCTGGTAATCGTTGGTTTCTTCATGGCTTCTTCCATCAAGAAAATGGAATTCGACGGTGATCTGGCAGATGCTGTCGGCGGATATCTGGCATTCCTGATGATGCCTCTTACGTATTCTATCGCAAACGGTATCATGTTCGGTGTTCTGGCATGGTTCATCATTAAAGTATGCACCGGTCAGCTGAAAAAGATTCATCCGGTTATGTATATCGTATGTGCATTGTTTATTATCCGTGTAATTACAATTATTATCTAATCTCGGAAAGTAAAATAAACGACATAAAAAATATGCCCTGAAGGACCAGATTTGGATCCCTCCGGGGCATATTTTTTTACGCCGTCAACGAGTCAAATCCGTACTCGCTCGAGTTCCTGACAACTTCTATAAGAACAGGTAAACTTCTAAAAAAGACCAGCAGAGGAATCGTAAGCAATTTCCCCTGCTGGCTTTTTTAATATGTCTGAATCATTTTTCTTTCACAGTAATATGTGTTTTATTTCTCTGCTTCCATACGAAGAACGGTGATGTGAGCCGGATTTTCGTAATCTTTCTCATATCCGTTATCGTTGTAGTATTCATACTCAGCAGCATTTTCTACGAAGCCGATGCACTCCGGATGATCGAAGTCTACTTCGTCTACGCACTGACCACCTTTTGCCATCGGAATCAGGTGATCCGGGCGGATGAAGAAGATGACATCGGTCAGAGCTACTTCTACATAGTGATCGCCCTTCTCCAGGATCTCTTCTTCTTTTGTTCCATCTTCTTTGAAACGAACCAGTTTCATGCGCTCCGGCAGGTATACATAACGGCCTTCTGCGTTCTGCTCGTATACCGGTGCAATCATCATACCGTCACCCAGTAACAGCTGATCTTCTACTTTGACAGCACGCCTGTCTTCCGGATAATCGAAAGCCAGCGGACGGAACATCATCTCGTCTCTTAAAACAGCTTTCATGTATTCGCTGTACAGATACGGCAGTAATTTGTAACGCATGCTGATGATATGGCGGAATCCATCGATTTTCTCAAAGCGGTATGCTTCCTGTACACGGGTTCCCATAGCGGAATGGTTTCTCATCAGTGGAGTGAAGATTCCCAGTTCCAACCATCTCAGTACCAGATCTTCGGTGGTGTCAGCGCCAAATCCGCCAAGGTCAGCTCCTGTATACAGGAAACCGCACATGTTCAGGGATGGCATCATCTTCAGATTCAGCAGGATATGTGACCACCAGGATTTGTTATCACCCTGCCAGATTCCACCGTAACGGTGCATGCCGATATAGGAGGAACGGGAGTACATCAGGATTCGTTTGTCCGGCTCCAGGCGTTCGAACGCTTCTCCTGCTGCTCGTGTCATGTTATATCCAAACAGGTTATGTACTCTGTCGTGACGGATCTTTTCACCGTTCATGTTGTGATAGAATACTTTATAATCTTCCGTATTGTTGGACAAGCTACGTACCAGACCGTTGAACTCGTTGTATTTGTCCAGATCCAGGTTCTGTCCTTTGAATTTGTCCAGTTCTTCCAGAACGTTTTTCAGACGGTCTTCGGTATAGAAGATTGCCGGCTCGTTCATATCGTTCCAGAAACCTTCCACGCCCTGGTCTAACAGGAACTGGTATTTATTTCCGAACCATTCTCTTGCTTCTTTGTTCAGCATATCCGGGAACAGTGCTTTTCCAGGCCATACAGCTGCAACAAATGGAGATCCGTCTTCTTTCTTACAGAAGTATCCTTTTTCCAGACCTTCTTCGTAAACATCATATCCTTCTTCTTGTTTTACACCGGCATCGATGATCGGAACCAGGTGGATATGTTCTTTTTTCATTTCTTCGTTAAATACTGCGAAATCAGGGAAAGTTTCGTTGTTCAGGGTAAAGTCTTTGTATCTTTCCATATAATCGATATCCAGATATACGCTGTCTAACGGAATACCCAGTTCTCTGTGTTTTCTAACAACTTCACGGACTTCGTCTTCGTCCATGTAGCTCCAGCGGCTCTGTCCGAAACCAAATGCCCACTTCGGTGCAATGTAACTGCGTCCTACCAGATGGCGGAACTGTTTTACGATATCTTTGACATTCTCGCCGGTAATGACATAAACATCCAGGTTCCAGTCGGATGCTGTGATCACCAGTTCTTCGGAACGGGTATATCCCACATCAAAACGGATGATTCCCGGGTAATCTACAAAGATACCAAAAGTTTCTTTGCCGTCTACTACCAGGAAGTTGTGTGCGCCGTACAGGGAGTGACGGTCTTCTTTGTGTTCCGGATCGTCGCTGCATTTGCTTTCATAATACCAGCCTCTTTTGTTGATACCACGAACATTTTCACCCAGACCATAGACCTGATCTTTGTCTTCCATGGTGTAAGACAGGGTCATTGCCTGCTCATCCACGGTAAAATAAGGCAGTACGCCGTTTTCCTGTTCCGGTTTGTTTAATACAGCTTCTGTTTCGATTACGTTTCCATACACGTATCTGCGAATCATAGTTTTCTTACCTCCATAACTCGTTAGTACATTCTCCATAACGGTCCAATTTCTTTACATTTGAACAGTTATCTCTCTTTTTCTTTAGTATACTGGATAATGCAGAAAAAAACATGCTCTATTTTAACTGAAAATTGCCTTATTTTGACTTTCCGGGATCTGTCGGCCATCTGTTTCCATAGAATAGTTCTCTTTTACAATCATCTGCGACACAGTTACCGCCTCATATCCCTCTTCTTTCAGCTGTGGATGCAGCAGCGATATCATTTCTCCGGCATTTTCTCCTTCTGCGTGGAAGCGGAGAATCTCACCGTCCCGGAGCGTATGGGTCTGTAACATCTGTTTTACCTGATTCTCTGCCCCGTAGTCTTTCCAGTCCAGACTGTCGATACTCCACGCCACCGGGTAGCTTCCACAGGCGTAGACCGTGCGGAGAACTTCATTATTATACTCCCCGCCCGGGATCCGGAAAAATACGCACGGTTCCTCTGTGACAGTTCCGATCGTCTCCCGGAGCGTCTGAAGTTCTTTCCGGCACGCTCTCGCCGTCATCTGCTCCACGCATACTTCCTGTTCGCTCAGTCCCTGGATCTCATGCCCCTGCTGGCAGATCTGTATCGCCAGACTTCTGTTATTTTCGATCCAGGATGCAGTAGCAAAAAAGGTCGCCGGAATCTCCTGCTGTCTCAAAATCTGCAACAGCTGCTCTACCTGTTCCTGCTTTTGGTTCGTTCCACTCAGTTCAAAAGTATAGGCAATCTGCTTTTTCCCGGTTTCCACAGAACAGATGGGGAATTCCTGCCCGTTGACGCTGGTACTTGCCGTGACTACCTTTTCTCCTACATCTACCCAGTAAAAAACGGACAGCCCGGTGATCAGCACAAGCGCAAGGATCACCACGCCCCACATTCCTTTCTTCATATTTTCGCACCCGTTCCCCCGGTGTTCTCTCTTTACTATATGGATGTGGAAGGTGTTGTATGACTCGGTGTTCGCATGAACGAGATAAAATACGCTTTGCGAATTTGACTCGTTGCTCGCGTAGAAAAAGCTGCCGCCGGATCTATACATCCGGCGACAGCCTGCATTGCATTTTCTTATTTAACTCACAACATTTCCAACCAGAACATAAGATACCACATACATGATCACGGTTGCCATGGCGATTCCGCACAGGATGGCCAGTGAGGATTTTTTGATATCGATGCCGAGCAGAGACGCGATCAGCGCACCGGTCCACGCGCCTGTTCCCGGAAGCGGGATTCCCACAAAAAGCACCAGCCCCCAGAACTCATACTGCTGGATCTTGTCGCTTCTTCCCATCGCCCGATTTTCCAGTTTGATGATCAGTCCGCGGAAGCATTTTACTTTCTTCATCCACTGGAAGATCTTTTTGATAAACAGCAGGATGAACGGAATCGGTAAAATATTTCCGATGATACAGATCGGGATTGCCTGCACGGCGGATACTTTCAGAAGGGAGCTGGCAAGCAGTCCTCCTCGAAGCTCCAGAAGCGGCATCATCGAAATCAAAAAAACAACTGCTTTCTCCGATATATAAGGTCCTAAAGTTGCGGCAAACCATGTAACAAGTGATTCCATATATTTCTCCTATTTTTTATAATTTTTCAAGAATTTAATTAACATCTCCATATCTTCCTGTGTTCCAATCGTGATACGCAGATAATTGTCGATTCTCGGTTTGTTAAAGTAACGCACGATAATGTTGGCTTCCCGAAGTGCTGCAAACAGTTCTGCTGCCGGGATCTCCGGATGCGAAGCAAAAATAAAGTTCGCTTTGGAGTCTCCGAAGACAAATCCAAGCTTCGCCAGTTCCTTCTTGGTCCATTCTCTGGTCTCCACCACTTTATGCACCGTTTCCTCAAAATATGCCCGGTCAGAGATCGCAGCTGCGCCAAGCGCCAGGGTTGTCTGATCCATTGTGTATGAATTGAAGGAATATTTGACATCGTTCAGGTATTTGATCAGCACCGGATTGCCCATCGCATAGCCGATACGCATACCTGCCATTCCTCTCGACTTCGAGAAGGTCTGTACCACCAGAAGGTTGTCGTATTTTTCAATCAATGGCAGCGCAGAAGCCGCACCGAAATCCACATAGGCTTCATCCACAACCACGATCACATCCGGGTTGGCTTTGATGATTGCTTCCACATCCTGCATGCCAAGTTCCACACCGGTCGGAGCGTTCGGGTTCGGAAAAATAATTCCTCCGTTTTCCCGGAAATAGTCCTCTTTACGGATCGTAAAATCATCGGTCAGCGGAACCGTCTCATACGGGATCCGAAGCATATCTGCCCACACATCATAAAAAGAATAAGTGATATCCGGGAACAGAATCGGTTTTTTAGAATTGAAAAAGGTCATAAAAATCATTGCCAGCACATCGTCGGAACCTACGCCCACAAATACCTGGTCTTCCTGCAGCTGATAGAAATCAGCGATTCCTTTGACCAGCACGGAAGCTGCCGGATCCGGATACAGACGCATACAGTCCACATCGATCGCTTTCAGTGCTTCTGCCACTTTCGGTGACGGCGGATATGGGTTCTCGTTGGTGTTCAGTTTGATCAGGTTCTGTACTTTTGGCTGTTCGCCCGGCACGTAGGGAACTACTTTCCGGACATTCTCTTCCCATTTTTTCATCGGTATCTCCTCATTCTTTTCTGCTGTCTGTGTGGGACTGCCTGTTTTTTGTCCTTTACACAATTTTTACACACTACTGTGTATTATAAGGATATTCCCCGTTCAAGTCAACGGGAGATATACACAGAAAATGACCGGCAGACTTTCGCGTACCGGTCATTTTCCTGTTTTAATCACATATTAGAATTGCATATTATATAATCCCGCATAGATACCACCCTGTGCCAGCAAACTCTCATGCGTTCCCTCTTCCGCGATGCCGTCTTCCGTCAGCACCAGGATCCGCTCAGCATTTCTGATCGTCGATAATCGATGGGCGATCACAAATGTGGTTCTGTCTTTTGCCAGCAGTTCCAGAGAATGCTGCACGATCTTCTCGCTCTCATTATCCAATGCCGAGGTCGCCTCGTCGAAGATCAGCACCGGCGGGTTCTTTAAGAATACTCGGGCGATCGAGAGACGCTGTTTTTGTCCACCGGAAAGCTTGACACCGCGCTGTCCGATGTCCGTGTTGTATCCTTCCGGCAGGCTCATGATAAATTCATGGGCATTTGCCGCCATCGCTGCATTTACCACTTCCTCGTCGGTGGCTTCCGGTTTTCCGTAGCGGATATTTTCGAGGATCGTTCCCGCAAACAGGTAAACATCCTGCTGCACGATACCGATCTGTCTTCGCAGATCTTTCAACTTCACATCCCGGATATCGATGCCGTCCAGCCGGACAGCCCCTCCGGTCACATCGTAGAACCGCGGGATCAGTGAACAGAGCGTTGTCTTTCCCGCACCGCTGCTTCCTACTAACGCCACGTATTCTCCCGGTTTCACATCCAGATTCACATGGGACAGCACATTTTCTTTATTTTCACTGTAATGGAAGGATACATCCTCAAACTGAATCTCTCCCTGCACCCGATCCAGCGATTTTGCATCCTCTTTGTCCTTGATATCCGGTGCGATATTCATGATCTCCACGAAACGCTCGTAACCGCTGTAGCCGTTCTGGAACTGTTCTGTGAAGTTTACCAGTTTTTTGACCGGTTCCGTAAAGTTATTGATATAAAGAAGGAAGGTCACCAGATCCGCCGCGGAAAGTTCCCCTTTCATCATCAGCCACGCGCCCATCAGAAGAGATCCCACCGTGATCAGCGTGGAAAATACGCCCATCCCGGAGTTATACGTTCCCATATACCGATAAGACTTTTTCTTGGAATCCACAAACCGGCTGTTTCCCTCCTCGAACTTGTCCATCTCCGTCTTTTCGTTGCTGAAAGATTTGACCACACGGATGCCGGAAAGACTGTCCTCGATCTGACTGTTGATATCCGCGATTCTCGCCCGGTTCTCCCTGAACGCTCCGCGCATCCGGCCATTCATTGCCACGGCATACAGAAGCATAATCACAACAAAGCCGATTGCAACGAAAGCCAGTTTCGCATTGATCACCAGAAGAATGATAAATGCACCCAGCAGTTTGATTGCAGAAATCACCACATCTTCCGGTCCGTGGTGTAACAGTTCCGTGATATCAAACAGGTCACTGGTGATTCTTGAGAGCAGATGTCCCACTTTCTGATTATCGAAAAATGCAAAGGACAGCTTCTGGTAATGTCCGAAGATCTCATTTCGCATATCGTGTTCGATCTTCGCACCCATCACATGACCATAATACCCGATAAAATAGTTACAGTATCCTTCTACAATCACCAGCAGCACCATAAAAATCCCCAGCCGGATGATGGTCGAGGATGCTTCCTCAATGGGAAGCAGCACAACAGTTCCCGTAATATACCGCACCATCAACGGAATCACAAGGGTAATGGCTGCTCCGATCATCGCAAACATCATATCCGCCAGGAACAGCCCCTTATACGGTTTGTAATACGCCGACAGTTTTTTCTTTTCGTTCTCCATATTTTTTCCTCCCATAGTTTCTGCCATACTTTTTCATTCCATGCCATTTAGTATAGTAGTACCTTCCGGAAAGTGCAATGTAGAATCTTGTATATTTTTTCTTTTATTCCGAAATTTTCAAAAAACTACATCAGATATATAAAATAAGCCAGATAAGATATCAGCATCACAATACCCGCCGGCCTGGTCAGCGCCCGTTTTCTCCAGGTACAGATCCATAACAGAAGCCCGGCTCCCAGCGCGATCACCGTATCGATGCCAAATCCCGGGAGAAACTCCACCGGAACAATCAGTGCTGCCGTACCTACCACGAACAAAATATTGAAAATATTGCTTCCCACGATATTTCCGATCGCAATATCTGCTTTTCCCTTCCGTGCTGCAGACACCGAGGTGAACAGCTCCGGAAGGGATGTTCCAAGTGCCACCACCGTAAGACCGATCACACGCTCACTGATTCCCAGCGCCCTTGCAATTGCCGTTGCCGCATCCACGGTAACATCACTGCCCCAGACCACCAGCAGCAGTCCCAGTACCGTTGCAAGGAGCAATTTCCACATCGGTTTTGCTTCCTCCGCGACCACTTCTTCTTTGTTCTTTTTTGCACAATAAAACAGATATCCCAGATAAAGTAAGAATACCACCCAGAGGATAACACCTTCGCTGAATGTAATCTGATTTCCGCTTTTTCCCAGTACCAGTAACAGAACTGTAATTACCATCATATAAGGAATCTCGATCCATATCGTAGATTTCTGTACCGCCACCGTTGTGATTACCGCAGTAATACCAAGAATGATCAGAATATTCAAAATATTGCTTCCCACAATGTTTCCGATCGTAATTCCCGCGTTCCCTTTTAACGCCGAGTTGATACTTACCGCCGCCTCCGGCATACTCGTTCCCATCGCCACAATCGTCAGCCCGACCACCAGCTGCGGGATCCCGAACCGCTCTGCGATCCCGGACGCTCCGTCTACAAACCAATCAGCCCCTTTCACCAGCATCAGAAAGCCCAACGCCAGCAACACCATCTGTAAAATCATTTCCATTCTCTTTCCCTCCTGCTTTCCGTGTGCGCTGGAAAGATCCGGTTCTTTGTCGGCGTTTCTTTTTTATATACAGAAAAAGAACGAGACTTTCACCGCACACAAATGATGCGATAAAAGTCTCGTTCTTCTTTCAGTGGATACCCCGGTCTTTCGACGTGATGACGAGGTATCCAACACCTGATCGGTGTGAACTACTCCCTGTTATCTACTATTAGAATACCAAAGGACAACTTCACATGTCAATCAGAATTTTTGTTATTTAATTGCTTCGAAACCATGCTCCAGATCAGCGATGATATCATCGATGTTTTCTGTACCGATGGACAGACGTACGGTGCTTGGTGTGATACCGCCTTCGCGCAGTTCCTCTTCATTCATCTGAGAATGAGTGGTGGATGCCGGATGGATAACCAGAGATTTTACATCTGCTACGTTAGCCAGCAACGAGAACAGTTCCAGAGATTCTGTGAATTTCTGTGCTTTCTCCTGTCCGCCTTTTACTTCGAAAGTAAAGATGGAAGCTGCACCGTTCGGGAAATATTTGTTATACAGATCCAGCTGATGGCCTTCTGCCAGAGATGGATGATTTACTTTTTCTACCTGTGGATGGTTCTTCAGGAATTCAACAACCTTCAGAGCATTTTCCACATGACGTTCTACACGAAGAGACAGTGTCTCCAGTCCCTGCAGAAGCAGGAAAGAGTTAAATGGAGAAATCGTAGCTCCCTGATCTCTCATCAGAGTAGTACGGATTTTCATTACATAAGCGATGTTTCCGCATGCTTCGCTAAATACAACACCATGGTAAGATGGGTTCGGTTTTGTGATTCCCGGGAACTTGTCGTTCTGTGTCCAGTCGAATTTACCACCGTCAACGATGATACCACCCATTACGCTTCCGTGTCCACCCATGAACTTGGTTGCGGAATGTACTACGATATCTGCGCCATGCTCCAGTGGACGAATCAGGAACGGTGTAGCAAATGTGCTGTCTACGATCAGCGGAATACCGTTTTCATGAGCGATTGCGGATACTGCTTCCAGATCCAGAACATCAGAGTTCGGGTTACCCAGTGTCTCACCATACAAAAGTTTGGTGTTCGGCTGGATGGCTTTACGGAAGTTTTCCGGATCAGAAGGATCTACGAATGTTACGGAGATTCCCTGCTCTTTTAAAGTATTTGCAAACAGGTTGTAAGTTCCACCATATACATGTGCGGAAGATACGATGTGATCACCTGCTGTTGCAATGTTCTGTACTGCGTATGTGATAGCTGCGGAACCGGTTGCTGTAGCCAGAGCTGCTGCGCCGCCTTCCAGTGCTGCTACTCTCTCTTCGAAAACAGAACTTGTCGGGTTCATCAGACGGGAATAGATGTTACCGCCTTCTGTCAGTCCGAAACGTCCTGCTGCCTGTGCGGAATCTTTGAATACATAAGATGTTGTTGCGTAAATCGGCACTGCTCTCGCATCTGTAGCCGGGTCTGGATGTTCCTGTCCTGCATGTACCTGTAAGGTTTCAAATTTGTAATTCTTGCTCATGGTTTTTTCTCCTCTTATTCTTTCTGTATGGTTGGATCCCTATTGGGGAATTATGTACTTTTTACTTTTTCTTCCGCTCTTCGGACTTTCCTTTGGCGAATCCTCCGCGGAATCTCAGATATTCACTCTTTTTTGGCTTCACATTCGTCCAAATCTATAATTGTGGCGGACTAAAAAGGGTAATCTTTCTTTCATTTCCCTATTCCCTACCTCTCTGGTATGTTTATGAACATATATTACCACCGAAATCCCCTACCGTCAATAGGTTTTTCCAATTTTTCCATTTTTCTTTTTTATTATACCACAGCGTTATTCCTTGACAAGCACTTCGTCTTTTCGATATAATAAAGAAGAGAAATCAAACGAACACATGGCTTTCGTATAAAAAATGTGCTGAACTCGTATTCTTTCAATGGATACGGGTTTTTTTTATGCGTTCAGCCTTAGGAAAACAGAGGTGACAACTATGATGTATGATGTAATTATTGTCGGAGCCGGTCCCGGCGGAATCTTCTCTGCCTATGAACTGGTTCAGAAAAAACCGGGACTGAAGATTGCTGTATTTGAGGCGGGTAATCCGTTGAGCAAACGCCACTGTCCGATCGACGGTGAGAAAGTGAAAACCTGTATCGGCTGTAAGACCTGCGCGATCATGAGCGGTTTCGGCGGCGCCGGTGCATTTTCCGATGGAAAATACAATATCACCAACGACTTCGGCGGAACTCTTTACGAGCATATCGGCAAAAAGACCGCCCTGGATCTGATGAAATACGTGGATGAGATCAATGTCTCCCACGGCGGCGAAAATACCCGTATGTTCTCCACAGCCGGAACCAAATTCAAAAAGCTGTGTATCCAGAACAAGCTGAAACTGCTGGATGCTTCCGTTCGTCATCTGGGAACCGATATCAACTATGTCGTTCTGGAAAATCTGTATAACGAGCTGAAAGAACAGGTGGATTTCTTCTTCCTGACTCCGGTAACTTCTGTCGAATATAACGATTCCATTTACACCCTGCACTACGGCAAGGATGATACTGCCACCTGTAAACAGTGTATCATCTCTGTCGGACGAAGCGGCAGTAAATGGATGGAAACGGTCTGTCAGGATCTGCAGATTCCTACCAAATCCAACCGTGTCGACCTGGGTGTCCGCGTCGAACTTCCTGCTGTTGTCTTCTCCCATCTGACGGATGAGTTGTATGAGAGCAAGATCGTATACCGCACCGAGAAGTTCGAGGATAATGTCCGTACCTTCTGTATGAACCCGAACGGTATCGTGGTAAATGAAAATACAAACGGTATCATAACCGCAAACGGCCACAGCTATGAAGATCCGGCAAAATACACGGAAAATACGAACTTTGCCCTGCTGGTATCCAAACACTTCTCCGAGCCATTCAAGGACAGTAACGGATACGGCGAGAGTATCGCCCGTCTCTCCAACATGCTGGGCGGCGGTGTTATCGTACAGCGTTTCGGTGATCTGGTGCGTGGT is part of the Blautia faecicola genome and encodes:
- a CDS encoding NCS2 family permease; this translates as MEKLFKLKEHNTTVKTEVMAGITTFLTMAYILAVNPNMLSASGMDSGAVFTATALASALATFIMAFWANYPIALSAGMGLNAYFAYTVCLGQLQGIDDPWKIALAAVLVEGIIFIILSFFKLRETIVNAIPENLKYGITSGIGLFIAFVGLKGAGVVVSDDSTLVALGNFGRPEVALCLIGILVIAVMNHYNVKGSILWGILITWVLGIIAQLTGWYVVDPDAGATSLIPSLSASSFIPPSISSTFCKFDFAWIGSHVSEFVVIVFSFLFVDMFDTIGTVIGVAEKADLLDEDGNLPRVGRVLMADAIGTVAGSMLGTSTVTSFVESSSGVAEGGKTGLTAMTTGILFLVALFLSPIFLAIPSFATAPALVIVGFFMASSIKKMEFDGDLADAVGGYLAFLMMPLTYSIANGIMFGVLAWFIIKVCTGQLKKIHPVMYIVCALFIIRVITIII
- a CDS encoding glycoside hydrolase family 31 protein; this encodes MIRRYVYGNVIETEAVLNKPEQENGVLPYFTVDEQAMTLSYTMEDKDQVYGLGENVRGINKRGWYYESKCSDDPEHKEDRHSLYGAHNFLVVDGKETFGIFVDYPGIIRFDVGYTRSEELVITASDWNLDVYVITGENVKDIVKQFRHLVGRSYIAPKWAFGFGQSRWSYMDEDEVREVVRKHRELGIPLDSVYLDIDYMERYKDFTLNNETFPDFAVFNEEMKKEHIHLVPIIDAGVKQEEGYDVYEEGLEKGYFCKKEDGSPFVAAVWPGKALFPDMLNKEAREWFGNKYQFLLDQGVEGFWNDMNEPAIFYTEDRLKNVLEELDKFKGQNLDLDKYNEFNGLVRSLSNNTEDYKVFYHNMNGEKIRHDRVHNLFGYNMTRAAGEAFERLEPDKRILMYSRSSYIGMHRYGGIWQGDNKSWWSHILLNLKMMPSLNMCGFLYTGADLGGFGADTTEDLVLRWLELGIFTPLMRNHSAMGTRVQEAYRFEKIDGFRHIISMRYKLLPYLYSEYMKAVLRDEMMFRPLAFDYPEDRRAVKVEDQLLLGDGMMIAPVYEQNAEGRYVYLPERMKLVRFKEDGTKEEEILEKGDHYVEVALTDVIFFIRPDHLIPMAKGGQCVDEVDFDHPECIGFVENAAEYEYYNDNGYEKDYENPAHITVLRMEAEK
- a CDS encoding polysaccharide deacetylase family protein, with amino-acid sequence MKKGMWGVVILALVLITGLSVFYWVDVGEKVVTASTSVNGQEFPICSVETGKKQIAYTFELSGTNQKQEQVEQLLQILRQQEIPATFFATASWIENNRSLAIQICQQGHEIQGLSEQEVCVEQMTARACRKELQTLRETIGTVTEEPCVFFRIPGGEYNNEVLRTVYACGSYPVAWSIDSLDWKDYGAENQVKQMLQTHTLRDGEILRFHAEGENAGEMISLLHPQLKEEGYEAVTVSQMIVKENYSMETDGRQIPESQNKAIFS
- a CDS encoding COG2426 family protein, with the translated sequence MESLVTWFAATLGPYISEKAVVFLISMMPLLELRGGLLASSLLKVSAVQAIPICIIGNILPIPFILLFIKKIFQWMKKVKCFRGLIIKLENRAMGRSDKIQQYEFWGLVLFVGIPLPGTGAWTGALIASLLGIDIKKSSLAILCGIAMATVIMYVVSYVLVGNVVS
- the hisC gene encoding histidinol-phosphate transaminase, with product MKKWEENVRKVVPYVPGEQPKVQNLIKLNTNENPYPPSPKVAEALKAIDVDCMRLYPDPAASVLVKGIADFYQLQEDQVFVGVGSDDVLAMIFMTFFNSKKPILFPDITYSFYDVWADMLRIPYETVPLTDDFTIRKEDYFRENGGIIFPNPNAPTGVELGMQDVEAIIKANPDVIVVVDEAYVDFGAASALPLIEKYDNLLVVQTFSKSRGMAGMRIGYAMGNPVLIKYLNDVKYSFNSYTMDQTTLALGAAAISDRAYFEETVHKVVETREWTKKELAKLGFVFGDSKANFIFASHPEIPAAELFAALREANIIVRYFNKPRIDNYLRITIGTQEDMEMLIKFLKNYKK
- a CDS encoding ABC transporter ATP-binding protein — translated: MENEKKKLSAYYKPYKGLFLADMMFAMIGAAITLVIPLMVRYITGTVVLLPIEEASSTIIRLGIFMVLLVIVEGYCNYFIGYYGHVMGAKIEHDMRNEIFGHYQKLSFAFFDNQKVGHLLSRITSDLFDITELLHHGPEDVVISAIKLLGAFIILLVINAKLAFVAIGFVVIMLLYAVAMNGRMRGAFRENRARIADINSQIEDSLSGIRVVKSFSNEKTEMDKFEEGNSRFVDSKKKSYRYMGTYNSGMGVFSTLITVGSLLMGAWLMMKGELSAADLVTFLLYINNFTEPVKKLVNFTEQFQNGYSGYERFVEIMNIAPDIKDKEDAKSLDRVQGEIQFEDVSFHYSENKENVLSHVNLDVKPGEYVALVGSSGAGKTTLCSLIPRFYDVTGGAVRLDGIDIRDVKLKDLRRQIGIVQQDVYLFAGTILENIRYGKPEATDEEVVNAAMAANAHEFIMSLPEGYNTDIGQRGVKLSGGQKQRLSIARVFLKNPPVLIFDEATSALDNESEKIVQHSLELLAKDRTTFVIAHRLSTIRNAERILVLTEDGIAEEGTHESLLAQGGIYAGLYNMQF
- a CDS encoding calcium/sodium antiporter, with protein sequence MEMILQMVLLALGFLMLVKGADWFVDGASGIAERFGIPQLVVGLTIVAMGTSMPEAAVSINSALKGNAGITIGNIVGSNILNILIILGITAVITTVAVQKSTIWIEIPYMMVITVLLLVLGKSGNQITFSEGVILWVVFLLYLGYLFYCAKKNKEEVVAEEAKPMWKLLLATVLGLLLVVWGSDVTVDAATAIARALGISERVIGLTVVALGTSLPELFTSVSAARKGKADIAIGNIVGSNIFNILFVVGTAALIVPVEFLPGFGIDTVIALGAGLLLWICTWRKRALTRPAGIVMLISYLAYFIYLM